In a genomic window of Flavobacterium lipolyticum:
- a CDS encoding glycoside hydrolase family 18 protein gives MKQINLFALILLCNFTTSTFGQKSKKMDIIAYYTGDDKLINEYEVGKLNQIIFSFCHLKDGKLSVDSAKDSTTIKHLVSLKASNPQLKIILSLGGWGGCEPCSAAFSTAEGRLTFAKSVKEVSHYFKVDGLDLDWEYPAIEGLPGHLFQPADKPNFTELIKILRSTLGKKYELSFAAGGFQKALDESIDWKKVMPLVNRVNIMSYDLVNGYSKVTGHHTPLYSTNPKEESTDRAVEYLLKLGIPAEKLVIGGAFYTRTWKNVENINNGLYQAGEHVQGVSFKDYSTFYTEANGWKYFWDEKAKAPHWYNEKEKTFATGDNLASIKAKAEYAKAKNLGGIMFWELPLDATRNGMVHTIYDVKTAK, from the coding sequence ATGAAACAAATTAACCTGTTTGCCCTGATTCTATTGTGCAACTTTACGACAAGTACATTTGGGCAAAAAAGCAAAAAAATGGACATCATAGCCTATTATACAGGTGATGACAAACTAATTAACGAATATGAGGTAGGTAAACTAAACCAAATCATCTTTAGTTTTTGCCATTTAAAAGATGGGAAACTAAGCGTTGATTCTGCAAAAGATTCTACCACGATTAAACATTTGGTTTCGCTAAAAGCATCCAATCCACAATTAAAAATTATTCTTTCACTTGGTGGCTGGGGAGGTTGTGAACCTTGTTCTGCTGCATTTTCGACAGCCGAAGGAAGACTTACTTTTGCCAAATCGGTAAAAGAAGTAAGCCATTATTTTAAAGTAGACGGTTTAGATTTAGATTGGGAATATCCGGCAATTGAGGGACTGCCAGGACATTTGTTTCAACCGGCTGACAAGCCAAATTTCACCGAACTAATCAAAATTTTACGTTCAACTTTAGGTAAAAAATACGAATTGAGCTTTGCTGCCGGAGGTTTTCAAAAAGCCTTAGACGAATCGATTGACTGGAAAAAAGTAATGCCTCTAGTAAACCGTGTAAACATTATGAGTTATGATTTAGTGAACGGATACTCAAAAGTTACCGGACACCATACGCCTTTATACAGCACTAATCCAAAAGAAGAATCTACAGACAGAGCGGTTGAATATTTATTGAAACTGGGAATTCCTGCTGAAAAACTAGTTATAGGAGGTGCTTTCTATACCAGAACCTGGAAAAATGTAGAAAACATCAACAATGGTTTGTATCAGGCAGGTGAGCATGTTCAGGGAGTTTCTTTTAAAGATTATAGCACTTTTTATACAGAAGCCAATGGATGGAAATACTTTTGGGATGAAAAAGCCAAAGCACCTCACTGGTACAATGAAAAAGAAAAAACATTTGCCACAGGAGACAATCTCGCCTCAATAAAAGCAAAAGCAGAATATGCTAAAGCTAAAAACTTAGGCGGAATCATGTTTTGGGAATTGCCTCTGGATGCCACACGTAACGGAATGGTCCATACAATTTACGACGTTAAAACCGCTAAATAA
- a CDS encoding DUF4251 domain-containing protein yields MKTKLFISLLLCCFFNVSVFAQEKTKKELRAEKDLQQQKETEALIDSKKFDFEAQKLNPQGGRLIILDYNIYFLRFSSDKIICDLPFFGRAFNVAYGGDGGIKFEGTPEDIKVEKKKKSYILRTTVRGKDDVYNLLFTIFNNGSTTLSVNSNNRASISYDGVIRAPKAVENK; encoded by the coding sequence ATGAAGACTAAATTATTCATTTCATTGTTGCTGTGCTGTTTTTTCAATGTTTCGGTTTTTGCACAGGAAAAGACGAAGAAGGAGCTAAGGGCAGAAAAAGATTTACAGCAACAGAAAGAAACGGAAGCATTGATTGATTCTAAAAAGTTCGATTTTGAAGCGCAGAAATTAAATCCGCAAGGAGGAAGGCTCATTATTTTGGATTATAATATTTATTTTTTAAGATTTAGCAGCGATAAAATTATTTGTGATCTGCCTTTTTTTGGACGTGCATTCAACGTTGCCTATGGGGGAGACGGCGGAATAAAATTTGAAGGAACACCGGAAGATATTAAAGTCGAAAAGAAAAAGAAGAGTTACATTTTAAGAACTACTGTTAGGGGAAAAGATGATGTGTATAATTTGCTTTTCACTATTTTCAATAACGGAAGTACAACGCTTTCGGTCAACAGTAACAATAGGGCGTCCATTTCTTATGATGGTGTAATTAGAGCGCCAAAAGCGGTGGAGAATAAGTAG
- a CDS encoding META domain-containing protein has translation MIKSILSFVFLGIVLTSCNCSKVAKGDGASKLEGSWELNYISGSSVDFDALYPNTKPTINFNLPEKRVSGNNGCNSFNGALVVTGHKIDLTGPMAVTKKMCPQAQEGERLFMGTLPKITSYDITDEGKTLHFISGDIALMRFTRK, from the coding sequence ATGATCAAAAGTATTTTATCTTTCGTTTTTTTAGGAATTGTTCTCACTTCCTGTAATTGTTCTAAAGTAGCAAAAGGGGACGGTGCTTCTAAACTTGAAGGAAGCTGGGAGCTTAATTACATCTCCGGTTCAAGTGTTGATTTTGACGCTTTGTATCCCAATACTAAGCCAACCATTAATTTTAATCTGCCTGAAAAAAGAGTATCCGGAAATAACGGATGTAATTCTTTCAACGGAGCACTTGTGGTAACGGGGCATAAAATCGATCTGACAGGTCCAATGGCTGTAACCAAAAAGATGTGTCCGCAAGCACAGGAAGGGGAACGTCTTTTTATGGGTACTTTGCCCAAAATTACATCCTATGATATTACAGATGAAGGGAAAACGCTGCATTTTATCTCAGGAGACATTGCATTGATGCGATTTACCAGAAAATAG
- a CDS encoding superoxide dismutase family protein, translated as MKKIIVSFAIITALIIGCKTSTKSNDAKTLRVALEPKSKSTVAGTATFTERKGKVTFAAKITGLQPGVHAIHIHEKADCSAADGSSAGGHWNPTFKKHGKWGVAEYHKGDIGNFTADANGNGTITLTTDEWCIGCGDESKDILGKGLIVHQGSDDFTTQPTGNAGGRVACAGIIK; from the coding sequence ATGAAAAAAATAATCGTTTCTTTCGCCATAATTACAGCTTTAATCATTGGCTGTAAAACCAGTACAAAATCAAATGATGCCAAAACCTTAAGGGTAGCTTTAGAGCCAAAAAGCAAAAGTACAGTAGCAGGAACAGCCACTTTTACCGAGAGAAAAGGAAAAGTAACTTTTGCTGCAAAAATAACGGGTTTACAGCCGGGAGTACATGCAATTCACATTCATGAAAAGGCAGATTGTAGTGCTGCAGACGGAAGTTCGGCCGGAGGACACTGGAATCCAACTTTTAAAAAACATGGAAAATGGGGTGTTGCCGAATACCACAAAGGAGATATCGGAAACTTTACCGCTGATGCAAATGGTAACGGGACTATAACACTAACTACTGATGAATGGTGCATTGGCTGCGGAGATGAAAGTAAAGATATACTGGGAAAAGGATTAATTGTTCATCAGGGATCTGATGATTTCACCACACAGCCTACAGGAAATGCGGGCGGAAGAGTTGCCTGCGCCGGAATCATTAAATAA
- a CDS encoding LETM1-related biofilm-associated protein has translation MINPSAPGWIDKFFSEQKFSEAIPFETAESFYHKVRETGFIYGHIIAIDSQIPIPIKGWFKTEISKVALLNTLYGVFCLEKRSSEPNNFISEVLKFYKEMSPEGFNIFKILLPKDTPSLSLENIIDQRVQTNDSIISKNFSHLVTNALLFIDVLAFRQYLEHGTIPEKYLKRIEETVMGIVALALKTKTIKSQHDDLLIKLFEASIRYSKFSKVTVDTLETLQLDYYNHKLEHYYLIDMAGMALWSDGVVENEEAYFLYSLGSMMGISDAFVTKSIETTNTFITTHKKKIPYFNYSNPVKHFYDQMTHSVVKLIVRNKNRLVKEIIQSKELMVLLAYSTTRDLDAKEKKKVKKQLLDICKTIPSLTIFLLPGGSLLLPILIKFIPTLLPSAFNENLDENE, from the coding sequence ATGATCAACCCATCGGCACCAGGCTGGATAGATAAGTTTTTTAGCGAACAAAAGTTTTCAGAAGCTATTCCTTTTGAGACTGCTGAGTCGTTTTACCATAAAGTCAGAGAAACCGGTTTTATTTACGGCCACATCATCGCTATAGATTCTCAGATTCCAATCCCTATAAAAGGCTGGTTCAAAACCGAAATCTCCAAAGTAGCTTTATTAAATACTTTGTACGGTGTTTTTTGTTTGGAAAAAAGAAGCTCAGAACCTAATAATTTTATTTCTGAAGTTTTAAAATTCTATAAGGAAATGAGTCCGGAAGGTTTTAATATATTTAAAATTCTGCTTCCAAAGGACACTCCTTCCCTTTCTTTAGAAAACATTATAGATCAGCGCGTTCAGACGAATGACAGTATTATCAGTAAAAACTTTTCGCACTTAGTAACCAATGCGCTTTTGTTTATTGATGTCCTGGCTTTCAGACAATATTTAGAACACGGAACAATTCCTGAAAAATACTTAAAACGAATCGAAGAAACCGTTATGGGTATTGTGGCTCTGGCTTTAAAAACCAAAACCATAAAATCTCAGCACGACGATTTACTGATTAAACTTTTTGAAGCTTCCATCCGATACTCCAAATTTTCAAAAGTTACGGTTGATACTTTAGAAACTTTACAATTGGACTATTACAACCATAAACTGGAACACTACTATTTGATCGATATGGCTGGAATGGCTTTATGGAGTGATGGTGTTGTCGAAAATGAAGAGGCCTACTTTTTGTACTCTTTAGGATCGATGATGGGAATTTCTGATGCTTTTGTAACCAAAAGTATTGAAACGACCAACACGTTCATCACTACGCACAAAAAGAAGATTCCTTATTTTAATTATTCCAATCCCGTAAAACATTTTTACGACCAAATGACCCACAGTGTGGTAAAACTGATTGTAAGAAACAAAAACAGATTAGTGAAGGAAATCATTCAAAGCAAAGAGTTAATGGTTCTCCTGGCTTATTCCACCACCAGAGATCTGGATGCTAAAGAAAAGAAAAAGGTGAAAAAACAACTTTTAGACATCTGTAAAACGATTCCGTCACTCACCATCTTTTTACTGCCCGGAGGAAGTTTATTATTACCAATTCTTATCAAATTTATTCCAACTTTACTCCCGTCTGCTTTTAATGAAAACCTGGACGAAAACGAATAA
- the can gene encoding carbonate dehydratase, translated as MREFYKQLLENNRQWVEKSLALDPNYFADLAKGQTPPLLWIGCSDSRVPANEIIGAKPGEVFVHRNIANMVVHSDMNMLSVLDYAVNVLKVKHVIVCGHYGCGGVKAAMGNQSVGIIDNWIRHIKDEYRLHDKYLNSIEDETERFNAFVEINAKEQVYNLAKTSIVQGAWKNGQDLMLHGWVYGLNSGFVTDLNVNIASNEELDEVYQLDL; from the coding sequence ATGAGAGAGTTTTATAAGCAGTTACTTGAAAATAACAGGCAGTGGGTTGAAAAATCATTAGCATTAGATCCTAATTATTTTGCGGATCTTGCAAAAGGACAAACACCGCCATTATTGTGGATTGGATGTTCAGACAGTCGTGTTCCGGCAAATGAAATTATTGGAGCTAAACCGGGTGAAGTTTTTGTACACCGTAATATTGCTAATATGGTAGTACACTCTGATATGAATATGTTGAGTGTTTTAGATTATGCGGTAAATGTATTGAAAGTAAAACACGTTATTGTTTGCGGACATTACGGCTGTGGTGGTGTTAAAGCTGCTATGGGGAATCAGTCTGTTGGAATTATCGACAACTGGATTCGTCACATTAAAGATGAATACCGTCTACACGATAAGTACCTGAATTCAATTGAAGATGAGACAGAACGTTTCAATGCTTTTGTTGAAATCAATGCAAAAGAGCAGGTTTACAATTTAGCTAAAACATCTATCGTTCAGGGAGCCTGGAAAAACGGACAGGATTTGATGCTTCACGGATGGGTTTACGGTTTAAATTCCGGTTTTGTAACCGATTTAAATGTGAATATTGCCTCAAATGAGGAGCTTGATGAAGTTTATCAGTTAGATCTATAA
- a CDS encoding SulP family inorganic anion transporter: MTKKINLFANLKSDFASGLVVFLVALPLCLGIAMASGAPLFSGIIAGVVGGIVVGYLSQSHISVSGPAAGLTAIILTAITDLGAFDVFLMSVFIAGLIQLALGFLKAGSISNYFPTNVIEGMLAGIGIIIILKQLPHAFGYDADFEGDQAFIQNDGSNSFSFLFDVLNHIHLGAVVVSLVSFVILISWEKVPFLKRMKLIPGALVAVIIGIILNEFFTSTGSSLAIANEHLVSLPVPKSFDEFKSIIILPNFAAVTNPQVWVVAITIAIVASIETLLCIEASDRMDVQKRYTDTNVELRAQGIGNVISSLLGGLPMTSVVVRSSANNNAGAKSKMSAIIHGVLLLISVLSIPALLNKIPLATLATVLILVGYKLAKPATFKHFWEKGKYQFVPFIATLVFVVATDLLKGVALGIVISIIFVLRGNLKRAYSFKKEEYEDGDVIHIDLAQEVSFLNKAAIKSTLSEIPENSKVIINAADTEYIAHDVLDLIREFKETRAIDENIKVKLKGFKKAYELENSPDINNHVSIEHYYDVAKRTLVQKEKVKENFK; encoded by the coding sequence ATGACAAAAAAAATCAATCTTTTTGCCAACCTTAAATCTGATTTTGCTTCAGGTTTAGTGGTTTTCTTGGTAGCTCTTCCATTGTGTTTAGGTATTGCAATGGCTTCCGGAGCACCTTTATTTTCGGGAATTATCGCAGGTGTTGTTGGAGGTATTGTGGTAGGTTACTTAAGCCAGTCTCATATTAGTGTCTCCGGACCAGCGGCTGGACTGACCGCTATCATTTTAACCGCTATTACAGATTTAGGTGCCTTCGATGTGTTTTTGATGTCTGTTTTTATTGCTGGATTAATTCAATTAGCATTAGGATTTTTAAAGGCCGGAAGTATCTCCAATTATTTTCCTACCAACGTTATTGAAGGAATGTTGGCCGGTATCGGAATTATTATTATTCTGAAACAATTACCACATGCTTTTGGTTACGATGCCGATTTTGAAGGAGATCAGGCATTTATTCAAAATGACGGAAGCAACTCTTTTTCTTTTCTATTTGATGTTTTAAATCACATACATTTAGGAGCGGTTGTGGTTTCACTTGTTTCTTTTGTGATTTTAATTTCGTGGGAGAAAGTTCCCTTCTTAAAAAGAATGAAATTAATTCCGGGAGCACTTGTTGCCGTTATTATCGGAATAATTTTAAATGAGTTTTTTACTTCAACAGGAAGTTCACTGGCAATTGCAAATGAGCACTTAGTTTCTTTGCCGGTTCCGAAATCTTTTGATGAGTTTAAATCAATCATAATTTTGCCCAATTTTGCTGCGGTTACAAACCCGCAAGTTTGGGTGGTGGCAATTACAATCGCGATAGTTGCCTCTATTGAGACGTTGCTGTGTATAGAGGCGTCTGACAGAATGGATGTTCAAAAACGTTATACCGATACCAATGTTGAGCTTAGAGCGCAGGGAATTGGTAATGTAATAAGTTCGCTTTTGGGCGGTTTGCCGATGACATCCGTTGTGGTAAGATCATCTGCCAATAATAATGCAGGAGCAAAATCAAAAATGTCCGCCATTATTCATGGGGTGCTTTTGCTAATTAGTGTTTTGTCTATTCCGGCATTATTAAACAAAATACCATTGGCAACTTTAGCAACGGTTTTAATTTTAGTAGGATATAAACTGGCGAAACCTGCAACTTTCAAACATTTCTGGGAAAAAGGAAAATATCAGTTCGTACCGTTTATTGCTACTTTAGTATTTGTTGTAGCAACAGATTTACTTAAAGGAGTTGCTTTAGGAATTGTTATCAGTATTATTTTTGTATTGAGAGGAAATCTGAAAAGAGCGTACAGTTTCAAAAAAGAAGAATACGAAGATGGTGATGTCATCCATATCGATTTAGCACAGGAAGTTTCATTTTTGAATAAGGCTGCGATTAAGTCGACTTTAAGTGAAATTCCGGAAAACTCTAAAGTAATTATCAATGCTGCAGATACAGAGTATATTGCCCATGATGTTTTAGATTTGATCCGTGAGTTTAAAGAGACACGAGCCATTGACGAAAATATTAAAGTAAAGCTTAAAGGATTCAAGAAAGCATATGAACTGGAGAATTCACCGGACATTAATAATCATGTATCAATAGAGCATTATTATGATGTTGCGAAAAGAACTTTAGTTCAAAAAGAAAAGGTAAAAGAGAATTTTAAATAA
- a CDS encoding Dps family protein yields MKTNILGLPVKESELLVKELNVLLSNFQVYYQNLRGLHWNIRGKRFFDLHVKFEELYTDSQLKIDLIAERVLTIGGTPLHTFEDYIKNNKLAVGKNISNDEKAVHLIVSSLTDLLKIERGILKQSDEINDEGTNSMMSDFIAEQEKTIWMMNAWLEEEL; encoded by the coding sequence ATGAAAACAAATATTTTAGGTTTACCGGTAAAGGAGTCAGAATTGTTAGTGAAAGAACTAAATGTTCTGTTGTCAAATTTTCAGGTATATTACCAGAATTTAAGGGGGTTGCATTGGAATATTCGTGGGAAACGTTTTTTTGATTTGCATGTAAAGTTTGAAGAATTGTACACAGATTCCCAATTGAAAATTGATTTGATTGCAGAAAGGGTTTTAACTATCGGCGGAACTCCTTTACATACTTTTGAAGATTACATTAAAAATAACAAATTAGCTGTCGGAAAGAACATTTCAAATGATGAAAAAGCGGTTCATTTAATTGTGAGCTCTTTAACGGATTTATTGAAAATCGAAAGAGGAATTTTAAAACAATCGGATGAAATTAACGATGAAGGGACAAATTCGATGATGAGTGACTTCATTGCAGAGCAGGAAAAAACAATTTGGATGATGAATGCATGGCTTGAAGAAGAGCTTTAA
- a CDS encoding LysR substrate-binding domain-containing protein, whose translation MTITQLQYVLAVAEHKNFTLAAEKCFVTQPTLSMQIQKIEEELSIQIFDRSKKPIQLTDIGQKIVNQAKNIVNEADRIKDIVEQQKGFIGGEFRLGIIPTIMPTLLPMFLNNFIKKYPKVKLLIEELNTDEIILKLKNGHLDAAIAATPLEDEKIKEIVLYFEPFVAYIPEHHASFQKEEIEVADLNINEILLLQDGHCFRDGILNLCKNASDLDQNNFQIQSGSFETLIKLADEGLGTTLLPYLHTLDLKDSDKQKLRNFKEPKPAREVSLIYPKSELKIQIIDALRSTIAGVVKGAIVFQNVQIISPLQQKK comes from the coding sequence ATGACTATAACTCAATTGCAATATGTATTAGCCGTTGCCGAGCATAAAAATTTTACCCTTGCTGCCGAAAAATGTTTCGTTACCCAGCCTACACTGAGTATGCAGATTCAAAAGATCGAGGAAGAACTTAGCATTCAAATTTTTGACAGAAGTAAAAAACCCATTCAACTTACAGATATTGGTCAGAAAATTGTAAACCAGGCCAAGAATATTGTAAATGAAGCTGATCGTATTAAGGATATTGTAGAGCAGCAAAAAGGTTTTATCGGAGGAGAATTCCGTCTGGGAATTATTCCAACCATTATGCCAACGCTTTTACCAATGTTTCTAAACAATTTCATCAAGAAATACCCAAAAGTTAAACTCTTAATCGAAGAGCTTAACACGGATGAAATTATCCTGAAGTTAAAAAATGGTCATTTGGATGCTGCTATTGCCGCAACTCCGCTTGAAGATGAAAAAATAAAAGAAATCGTTTTGTACTTTGAACCTTTTGTGGCTTATATACCGGAACATCATGCCAGTTTTCAAAAAGAGGAAATTGAAGTTGCCGACTTAAACATCAACGAAATCCTGTTGCTTCAGGACGGACATTGTTTTAGAGACGGAATTTTAAATTTGTGTAAAAATGCCAGCGACCTTGATCAGAATAATTTTCAGATACAAAGCGGAAGTTTTGAGACCCTGATAAAATTAGCCGACGAAGGGTTGGGCACAACACTACTTCCGTACTTGCACACCTTAGACTTAAAAGATTCCGACAAACAGAAACTGCGTAACTTTAAGGAACCAAAACCTGCTCGTGAGGTAAGCTTGATTTACCCGAAGAGCGAATTAAAAATACAAATCATTGACGCCCTAAGATCTACAATTGCAGGAGTTGTTAAAGGAGCAATTGTTTTTCAGAACGTTCAGATCATCAGTCCGCTACAACAAAAGAAATAA
- the mnmD gene encoding tRNA (5-methylaminomethyl-2-thiouridine)(34)-methyltransferase MnmD has translation MKREIIKTLDGSTTIHLQEWNESYHSKHGAIQEAKHVFIKNGLSLFDAAPVSILEIGFGTGLNAFITFFESRSKQQQIDYVGVEAYPVDAKEVLEMNYVAELQADNYKDVFEKMHECEWNQKEVISADFMLTKRKQFFDEIDDFEIFDLIYFDAFGYRVQPELWSTEIFRKMYQSLKPNGVLVTYAARGVVKRSMIEVGFTVEKLAGPPGKREMFRAFKKV, from the coding sequence GTGAAAAGAGAAATAATTAAAACGCTAGATGGCTCAACGACAATTCATTTGCAGGAATGGAATGAGTCTTACCATTCCAAACACGGAGCGATTCAGGAAGCCAAACATGTATTTATAAAAAACGGTCTTTCCCTATTTGATGCTGCTCCGGTGAGTATTCTTGAAATAGGTTTCGGAACGGGGTTGAATGCGTTTATTACTTTTTTTGAATCCAGGTCAAAACAGCAGCAAATTGATTATGTGGGAGTAGAAGCATATCCTGTTGATGCGAAAGAGGTACTTGAAATGAATTATGTTGCTGAATTGCAGGCAGACAATTATAAGGATGTTTTTGAAAAAATGCACGAATGCGAGTGGAATCAGAAAGAGGTTATCAGTGCCGATTTCATGTTAACCAAAAGGAAACAATTTTTTGATGAAATTGATGATTTTGAAATTTTTGATTTAATTTACTTTGATGCCTTTGGATATCGGGTGCAGCCGGAGCTATGGAGTACTGAAATTTTTCGAAAAATGTACCAAAGTTTAAAGCCAAATGGAGTTTTGGTAACATATGCCGCTCGCGGAGTTGTTAAAAGAAGTATGATAGAGGTTGGTTTTACGGTTGAAAAATTGGCAGGACCTCCCGGAAAAAGAGAAATGTTTAGAGCCTTTAAAAAGGTTTAA
- a CDS encoding branched-chain amino acid aminotransferase: protein MSTTQTNKIEIRKATSSKISGVDFQNLSFGSVFTDHLFECDFKNGEWQNPVIKPYAPILMDPSSKVFHYGQAIFEGMKAYKDDNNDVWLFRPDENFKRFNNSAVRMAMPEVPEAVFMDGLNELLKIDQEWIQKGNGSSMYIRPFMIATGAGVVANPSDEYKFMILLSPAQSYYAGEVKVIIAEHYSRAANGGIGAAKAAGNYAAQFYPTNLANKDGFQQVIWTDDATHTKLEEAGTMNVFFRINDTLLTAPTSERILDGITRKSLIAMAEKEGLKVEVRPVIVSELVEAAKNGSLKEIFGAGTAAVVSVIKGFSYQDVYYEMAPLENSYASLLKEKLTSLQNKLSEDTFGWTVKVQ, encoded by the coding sequence ATGAGTACAACTCAAACCAACAAAATTGAAATCAGAAAAGCAACTTCGTCAAAAATAAGCGGAGTAGACTTTCAAAATTTAAGCTTTGGTTCTGTTTTTACAGACCATTTATTCGAGTGTGATTTTAAAAATGGAGAATGGCAAAATCCTGTCATTAAGCCTTATGCTCCAATTTTAATGGATCCTTCTTCAAAAGTCTTCCACTACGGACAAGCTATTTTTGAAGGAATGAAAGCTTATAAAGATGACAATAATGATGTTTGGTTGTTCAGACCGGATGAAAACTTCAAACGTTTTAACAATTCAGCAGTTCGTATGGCTATGCCGGAAGTTCCTGAAGCTGTTTTTATGGACGGTTTGAACGAATTATTGAAAATTGATCAGGAATGGATTCAAAAAGGAAACGGAAGCAGTATGTACATCCGTCCTTTTATGATTGCAACCGGTGCTGGTGTTGTAGCCAATCCTTCTGACGAATATAAATTCATGATTTTACTTTCTCCTGCACAGTCTTATTACGCAGGTGAAGTGAAAGTAATTATCGCAGAACATTACAGTAGAGCCGCAAACGGAGGAATTGGAGCTGCTAAAGCTGCCGGAAACTATGCAGCACAATTTTACCCAACCAATCTGGCAAACAAAGATGGTTTCCAACAGGTAATCTGGACAGATGATGCCACACATACTAAATTGGAAGAAGCGGGAACTATGAACGTTTTCTTCAGAATCAATGATACTTTATTAACAGCTCCAACAAGCGAGAGGATCTTAGACGGTATTACCAGAAAAAGTTTAATCGCTATGGCAGAAAAAGAAGGTCTTAAAGTTGAAGTTCGTCCTGTTATTGTATCAGAATTGGTAGAAGCAGCTAAAAACGGATCTTTAAAAGAAATCTTCGGAGCAGGAACTGCCGCTGTAGTAAGTGTAATTAAAGGTTTCTCTTATCAGGATGTCTATTACGAAATGGCGCCTCTTGAGAATTCTTACGCTTCTCTATTAAAAGAAAAACTAACAAGTCTTCAAAACAAACTTTCTGAAGATACTTTTGGCTGGACTGTAAAAGTACAGTAA
- a CDS encoding nucleoside triphosphate pyrophosphohydrolase family protein — protein sequence MKKQLDAVTEFHTAFRIGHSLEPIADLGETKKLLRYNLMKEENEEYLEAVQNNDLVEIADALGDMMYILCGTIIEHGLQDKIEAVFDEIQRSNMSKLGEDGNPIYREDGKVMKGPNYFKPDFSKLL from the coding sequence ATGAAGAAACAACTTGATGCGGTGACTGAGTTTCATACTGCTTTTAGAATAGGTCATAGTCTGGAACCGATTGCTGATTTGGGAGAGACAAAAAAGCTGCTTCGTTATAATTTAATGAAGGAGGAAAACGAAGAATATCTGGAGGCGGTTCAGAACAACGATTTAGTTGAAATTGCTGATGCTTTGGGAGACATGATGTATATTTTGTGTGGAACTATTATCGAGCACGGTTTGCAGGACAAAATTGAAGCTGTTTTTGATGAGATTCAACGCAGTAATATGAGTAAATTAGGAGAAGACGGGAACCCAATTTACAGAGAAGACGGAAAAGTGATGAAAGGTCCGAATTATTTTAAACCTGATTTTTCTAAACTTTTGTAA